From the Agromyces laixinhei genome, the window GAGCGGGATGATCTTGCGCGGGTTCTTGAACTCGCCCGCGATGTGCGTGCCGACCTCCCAGCCGGCGAAGGCCCACACGAAGAGGCTGATCGCGACGCCGACCCCGCCCCAGCCGTTCGGCAGGAACGGCGCGAAGTTGGATGCCTCGGCGGCCGGGAATGCGACCGCGACCACGCCGACGACGACGGAGACCAGGAGCCCGGTGAGCACGAACTGCACCCAGCCCGCCACACGCACGCCGAACCAGTTGACGATGAACGGGGGCGCGAAGACCGCGAGGCTGATGATCGGCACGGCGGAACGATCGATGCCGAGCACCGCGACGACGTACTCGCCGCCGAGCACGGCGAGCACCGGGGCGCCGAAGCAGACGCCGAAGTAGAACCAGTACCCGGTCATGCGCGCCATCGTGTCGCCCAGCGCACGGCGTGCGAAGCTCGCCACACCCCCGGCATCGGGATACCGGGCGGCGAGCGACGCGAAGGTGCCCGCCAGCGGTATCGAGAGCACGAGCACCGCGGCGACCGCGACGACCGACGCCGGCCCCGCTGCGGAAGCCGCGAGCCCCGGCAATACGAGAATGCCCGAGCCGAGCACGCTCGCGATGTAGAGGGCGGTGCCCTGCACGAGGCCGAGGCGGCCACGATGCGGTGCGGGATCGGCGGTCGTCGAGGTGTCGGATGCTGCGGCGCTTGCGCTCACGAGCGGTGCCGCGCCACTCGCCACGACGGTCTGATTCGAGGTCACTCGCTCATTCTGGAACATCCCACCGACGTGCGCTCCTGGCAGGAATGCCACCTTTCGTCGAAATTCTGCCAGAGGCTCGGATGGGACGGCGAGACCGAAGTCGCGGCGGGTCGCGACCCTCGACGGATGCGCCGCGAGCCGGCGTCGCGTGGGCTGGACACATGACCACGAAACAGCTGGAAACCGACGCATCACCCGCCGCGGCGATCGGAACCGCGGCACTCGCCATCGTCACCGCTGCCGTCTCCCTCACGATCGGACCGACCGACGACTACGCACGGATCTTCCCACCCCGCTGGCTCACCTTCATCGCGGCGACTCTGCTCGTCGTGGCACTCCTGGCGGAGAGGTCCGCCGCCCCGCCCCGTCGCAGGCGAGGCGGGGGCGTGCTCGGCTGGGCCGCCGCGGTGTTCTTCTTCGGCGCCTCCGGCGGAGTGATCCTCGACGGCTTCCGGGCGTTCTTCCGGGCGACGGGGATTCCCGCCGGCGAGTTCGCCACCGTCGACTGGCCGGGCGCGCTCGCGCGGGCCGCGAGCCTGTTCGCCGCTCTCGCGACGGTTCTCTGGACATCCCGCCTCCGCGCGAGGAAGGAGCGCACCCCCGAGGGCACCCGCCCCGCGACATCCACGTTCATGCGAACCGCTCTCGCGTGGAGCGCCGTCGCCTTCACCGTTCCCTACCCACTGCTCAAGCTGGTGTGGTGGGCGCAGGATGCCTCGGGCCGCGCGGCCGCCGACCGCGCAGGTTTCCCGGTGATGGAACTCCTCGCCTTCGGCGCCGCACTCCTCCTCGTGCTCCTGCTGACCTCGTCACTGCCCCTGCCCCTCCCCGCGTGGCTGCTGATCACCGGCGGCTGGATCGCGTCGATGGCGCTGCTCAGCATGGGGTTCCTCATGGTCTTCGGGCTGCTCGCGCAGGCGACCGGCGTCGCGGCAGGTTCCGTCTCGTTCACGAGTGGTGGAGCGACGCTGTTGGTGTCGTGCGTCTACGCCACGTGGCTCCTTCTCGGACTCGTGACGCTCGTCGCGACGCTCGCGTTCGTCGACGATCGCCGCTCCCGTCGAGCACAACTCGTCGAGCGAGCGGATGCGATACGTGCCGGGGCACCTCCTACCGAGCGGACCGCCGCGGAATAGGTTGGACCCGTGACCCGGAAGCCGACCCGCCAGGACGTGCTCATCGCCGTGGCCGCGCTGATCGCGCTGCTCCCGTTGACGGCGGTCATCGCACTCAGCTCCATTCCCGCGCCCGCCGCGTGGATCGTGCTGGTGCTCGCGGTCGTCGCGCATGCCGCACTCGTGTGGCGCCGCGCGCACCCGCTCGGCGCGCTGCTCGTCATCTCGGCGGCGCTCGGAGGCGAGGTCGTCGTGACCGGCCTGTTTTTCCTGCTGCCCTCCTCGCTCGTGTTCGTGATCGCACTGTACGCGGCGACGGCCTACGGCACGCGCTGGCCGCCGCTCTCGATCGGGCTCGCCGGCTCCGCGGCTGCAGCCGCCCGGTACGCCGCCGACCCGAGCATCGTCGACTCCGGATTCGGACCGGCACCCTGGCTGCTGTTCCTGCTCTTCGCCGCGGTCGTGCTCTGCGCATGGACGATGGGCCTCCTTCGGCGAGCACAGCTGCTCGCGACCCGTGTCGCCGAAGAGCGCGCAGCAGCCGAACGTCGCGACCATGCGCAGCGCGAGGCGCTCGCGGCCTACGAGCAGCGCGCACGCATCTCGCGCGACATGCACGACGTGCTCGCACACTCGCTCTCGGTGATCATCGGTCAGGCGCGAGTGGCCCGGTTCGACGCGGCACGGGCGGGAGCGGCACTCGGCGTGATCGAAGACACCGCGCGCGATTCGCTGCACGAGATCAGGGGCCTGCTCCGAGACATCCGCGACGACGGGCCCGGTGCACGGCCGCGCCCGCAGCCCACCCTCGCCGAGCTTCCCGAGTTGATCGAACAGGCGCGCGCGCTCGGCAGCGACGTCACGCAATCGACA encodes:
- a CDS encoding APC family permease — protein: MTSNQTVVASGAAPLVSASAAASDTSTTADPAPHRGRLGLVQGTALYIASVLGSGILVLPGLAASAAGPASVVAVAAVLVLSIPLAGTFASLAARYPDAGGVASFARRALGDTMARMTGYWFYFGVCFGAPVLAVLGGEYVVAVLGIDRSAVPIISLAVFAPPFIVNWFGVRVAGWVQFVLTGLLVSVVVGVVAVAFPAAEASNFAPFLPNGWGGVGVAISLFVWAFAGWEVGTHIAGEFKNPRKIIPLATGIAVVVVGAGYLALQVVTVAVLGDRAGEGQVPLLDLVETTAPGIGPVLVAIVAAIVTLGVMNAYLPAFAKLGAALGRDGDLPRFFAKGAADGEVPRRALALTGVLVIGYFCLMLANDLDLTGFILIHTSNMVAIYAVGMLAATLLLRRWSFGWWLAVIATVMTAGLLVLAWANLIVPLLLAAAAVLVTVVRRVRARRRSTQIAAPTDRPATEVLR
- a CDS encoding sensor histidine kinase; protein product: MTRKPTRQDVLIAVAALIALLPLTAVIALSSIPAPAAWIVLVLAVVAHAALVWRRAHPLGALLVISAALGGEVVVTGLFFLLPSSLVFVIALYAATAYGTRWPPLSIGLAGSAAAAARYAADPSIVDSGFGPAPWLLFLLFAAVVLCAWTMGLLRRAQLLATRVAEERAAAERRDHAQREALAAYEQRARISRDMHDVLAHSLSVIIGQARVARFDAARAGAALGVIEDTARDSLHEIRGLLRDIRDDGPGARPRPQPTLAELPELIEQARALGSDVTQSTQGTPVPIGSAAQLAIYRFVQESLTNVAKHAHAGAAVAVTVRWERGQLTVNIANDRVRARPRPDTVEPGMGLQGMGERLRPIGGTVIIDDANEGEYSVTAIVPSTVATQQEFTE